The stretch of DNA TGACAAGTTTTTACTTCAAACTGTTTACAGGAATACAAGCTAAGATAGCATGCAAGTTTATTTCCCCTCACACAGGTGtctgtaacatttttttctgaaatggaaagTCTCATTTCTTGCATTGTCACAGAGTGTCACTGAAAAACATGACTTGTGTGTCTGTTTCCATACTTAACCCTACATCAGCTTCACAGAACCAAACTGCATTCAAAGGAGCTCCAGCTGTCCTGCGCACAGCACTGATGTTATTCCAAGAGAGATTTAAGCTTTGTACCTCAGAGTATGTACGTTGTCTCTCTAAAGTATTTTACCAATTCCTTCAAGCAccagaaatgtttttgtttcttttcatctgcTGGTACATATGGCCCTCCTTAATTTTTCAGTGATTCTGGTAGCATTTCCACTTGTATTGATTTGGGGTTTCAGATATCCTCTATTGTCATGAGATAAACTTTgtgttgttctttttccttattgtttCTGGATGATCTgtagacagagacagagaaaatgctTACTTTACACATCCCACTTCAGAGAAGCTCACTTTCTCCTTGAAACACTGTCTTCCTTGGCTGCAGGATACTACATTGTTTGTTTTCCACTCATCCCcaaactgctttttctttcttctttgctcaGTCTCCTCACTTTCAAGACTTCTGAAAGCTAATGACCCAGGGGATAGCCTCCAGTCCTACCCCAAAAGAGAGGTTATCTAATCCCTCAGCTTTAAATACTAAACTTCAAAACTGTTAACTACTGCCATAAGCtgataatttccaaataaatatctTCCACTTGGACTTGCACCAAACTACCTGCTTATGTGCCCAAACGCTTATTAGCCATGTAAACCTGGATATTTTACAATCACTTGAAACTTTATGTGTGCAAACCAAATGCGTAACAATCCCTCCAAAACTGTTTATCCTCAATATCCCCCAACTGGTACCCACTTACCCAACTGCTCTGGGTGAAATGTTTGGAGTCACTCttgactcctttctttctttcatgttccATATCCCACTCAATAGCAAATGTTACAGGTCCCACATTCAGAACATATCGAAAAGCCAAccacttcttaattttttttttgagatgcagtcttgctctgtcacctaagctggagtgcagtggtgcaatctcaactcacctcagcctctgctcccccaggttccacgattctcctgcctcagcctcctgggtggctgggattacaggcacatgccaccacacctggctaatttttgtatttttaatagagacggggtttcaccatgttggccaggctggtcttgaagtcctgacctcaggtgatctgcctgccttggcctcccaaagtgctgggattacaggcgtgagccactgtgcctggccaaaagccaATCACTTTTAATAATCTCCACCATTCCAAAGTGTAAGCTACTATTGCCTTTTTGCAGACTGAAATACTCTCCTGACTCATGTTCTTGCTTCATCCCTCTGTCCCCAATAGTATTTTCTTTGCTTAGCAGCCAGAGATatccatttaaaagacaaatcagCAAATGTTCCTTATTGGGTCAAATCATACCAATAGCTTCTCATtttactcaaaataaaataatagtccTTATCATGGCCCATATGGCCCTAGATAATTTGGGCTCCCATTACCTCTCCAACATCAACTCATACCACTCTTGCCTCACTCATTCTTTTCAATCCACACTTATATTTGTGTGTCCTCAAAGACCACATGCGCACTCCTATATCAGTGCCTTGCACTTGATTCTTCCCCTGCTATCAGGACTACCCCCAACTCCCACCCTCATATCATTCAATTTCACAGCATCCAAAAGTCCTTCCTGATCCACTTTTCTAAAGTTTAACACTCCATCATTCTTAACCTTCTTTAATTTCCTTACTATTTTACATGACCACTTGGCATATCTGTGCATGTGTGGTAGTGTTGTCATTTTTGTTCCTTATCTTTTTCTCCCAATCAGAAGGTAAGCTCCATAAGGTCATGGATAAAATTCAGTTCACTACTCTATTTCCAGCACCTAAAACTTGAGTGACACATAGTAGGAATGAACATAtgagcaaacttttttttttttttttttgagacagagtctcgctctgtcgcccaggctggagtgcagtggtgcagtctcaggtcactgcaacctccaccttcctggttcaagcaattctcctgcctctgcctcccgagtagctgggattacaggcacctgtccccatgcccggctaatttttgtatttttgtagacatggggtttcaccatgttggccaggctggtctcgaatgctgacctcagatgatccgcccttcttggcctcccaaagtgatgggattacaggcattgagccactgtgcctggccatgcaAACTCTTCAGAATTAAAAGAATTCATACCATGTCACTGGCATCCTTCTGCTTAATACATGCTAACTCACCTGGGTATCTCTGGCCTGGGAGCTCTTCCTCTAATATCCATGGCTGCTCTCCTCGTTCCAATTTGAAGATCACTTCTGGTTTAGGGATGCAATATCCTGTGAATGGGAAATGACATGGAAACTGGGTGAGGCTAATGTACTTTAGGGCATctgaaagagggagaaaatgaaacTTCAGAAGCCAATTTCAACCATGTGtgtaaaaagtaagaaaacaacaACATTCTTTATAGCACCCTAAACAGTTCTTCTGCTTAATACCTTGAATATCAAGTTTAGTATAATTAACCCCAACAAAACTTCCACAAGTTTTAGCAACCAAGAAAAGATGTACACACTAGGAGTCTACATGAAAAACAGTTCCTACCTACCCACTGAGACGAGGTGGCTGTAGTTCTCTATCATCACATCCCTGTACAGGGTCCTCTGAGCAGGGTCCAGATGCTGCCACTCCTCCTGGGTGAAGCCCACAGTCACATCCTCAAATGACAAGGATCCCTGAAACAGTACATTCCATTCGAATTTAAGCAATCAGAATTTAAAGACATAAGTGCTGTAAGAGAATTATTATAATGTTCATTATTCACAGTTAATCAGAAAATGCATTATAGGATGTCTACTTTTGCACTGTACTTAGTTGAAAAGATAAATCATAACAGAAATACTCTACCGCCATGATAAGTAATTGGTGTCCCACCATGTGCCTATGTGTCACCAAGAATTCTCCTACTTTAGGGGAATATGAAGACAACTAAAACAATGTTACTATTCTCAAGGAAAATATAATCTGATAAACAGAGGCAAACATATAATCACATAACTACAATAAGGTACTATagtaaaaagatgtaaaaagttATCTAAGCTTACAAAGCGGGGTGGGGAACTTCTGTTCCTGCTATTTGGTTGGGTTTCATTGAGGAGGTAAAGATTTGAATTCTTAAACAACTAGAGTGTTATTCATGAACCCAGGCAATAGCATAAGAATGGATACGGCTAACATATGTAGTTAAAGGAGTAACAATTAGCACATAGAATAGTATTGTTTGGGACTCTGATAAGATAAAGAGCTGTAGAGGTATTCAGGGAACATTATTGAGTAATTTTGGACTTGCTCCTATAGAATTAGGGGTATCTAAAATATTTGGCCATTTTTCAATCctgggtaacttttttttttttaagatggagtttcatttttgttgtccaggctggagtgcaatggcacaatctcgagtagctgggagtacaggcatgcgccaccatgcccagctaagttggtatttttagtagagacggggtttctccatgttggtcaggctggtcttgaactcccaacctcaggtgatctgcccgccttggcctcccaaagtgctgggattacaggcatgagccactgtgcctaacccTATCCTGGGTAacctttttattaatttatcaatTATAAACATATTGCCAATCTATGTATtaaatttcactctttttcttaGATTATAATACATGTAGGTAggcatttgaatattttcttctttaatccaaTGGACTGTCTCATCTAGCTCAGAGATAACTGACTGCTGTGGGTAGTGGGGAGCCAGTAAGTAGACACAaaccagcagagagagaaagaagtaccATTCCCAGGTTAGCAACACAAACAGCTGGTAAATGTTCATAGCATATACTGAGAACTggaaaacaggggaaaaaaataggtCAGAGTGTAAAACTGTGTGGAATAAAGGCAAGAAAGAACATAAAAAGTTATAAGAATTAGAAGAGAATAAATAAAGCTATCAGTATCTGCAGATGTCATAATTCTGCATG from Papio anubis isolate 15944 chromosome 11, Panubis1.0, whole genome shotgun sequence encodes:
- the LOC101016333 gene encoding zinc finger protein 37A-like isoform X3 encodes the protein MKKSYGSLSFEDVTVGFTQEEWQHLDPAQRTLYRDVMIENYSHLVSVGYCIPKPEVIFKLERGEQPWILEEELPGQRYPDHPETIRKKNNTKFIS